Below is a window of Rhodamnia argentea isolate NSW1041297 chromosome 11, ASM2092103v1, whole genome shotgun sequence DNA.
taGGACATACAACAaccacaaaagaaaagtgtATCAAACAAGAACCAGGGGCAAAAGGTGCTCTGTTTAAGTACTCAAAATATTCACTTGTGGCAACGCACACCCACCATTGTCCAATAAAAAAACCGAAAAGTTACCTATTTGTTCACCATTTAACACGTCAGCAACTCTCTTTGCAACACTTTTCTTAGCGAACTCAACCCATCTGCAAGACAAGAACACATCAAATCAAGGTAACAACATACGTTCACAGATCATAACCTAACACCGACGGTATCCAGAAGTAGGCTTATGACTGAGGCAAGGCTAATACAGAgcccaaaagaaaatgcaaaactttTGCAAGTCCAAGGTGAATCATACCCTTCTGAGAATCCTTGTCCTCGAAAGCCACCAGCTCGTTTGCGCTTCACTTGAGCCGAAGGATCTATGATGTAGGTACAAATAGTGGTTACAACAAGCACGCCAGTTATGTTAACAAGGAGAAGCCTTACATTTCGCCAAGATGTGCTTGTCACTACTAGTACAACCAAAAGACTTCCGTCCAGAAAAACTTAACAATCCATAATTTTGAGCGGGAACAAGTTTAATCAAACATGTAGGAAGGGCATTGTATTTACCTTCGGGTGCAAGATATATCCTCTGTATTTCTCCATACTGAGAAAGAATCTGACGAAGTTTCACATGATCCATGTGAGGAGGAATCCTGCTCAAGTAGCAGACCCCACGATTCCCTGCTTGAGCAGCCTCTTTACtcaattgcttcttcttcctcattttcTTGGACGCCTTCTCGTCCTTCGATTTTGTCTTCGTGTCCTCTGGAGGATTCACGGAACCAACATCCTCCCCTCTCGCAGTGTCGGCGCCTTCATTCTGATTACCATCCTCTCCGTTTTCACGACCATCAATCGCACTATCAATACTTATAGCTCGTTGCTCACCATCCTCCATAGCTTCCTCTAGAagcttctctttccttctccttttcctaTCCTCCTCCCTCTCATCAAAGGTGTCCAGTTTGTTTCCACTCGCCATTGCCttaatctctttctttttccttctcctttcctttttgacGGCAGAATCCAAGTGTCCCTCCTCCATTGAAGTCGATCGCGCGTCTCGTCCTTGTTCCCTCAACGAAACCTAATACAGATGGTCAGCACAAAGTTCGGATTGAGCATCGACACAAGAGCACGGAGCTCCCCTGAGTGCTGTATCGGAATCCGGAGCTAATTTAACACAGGAATGGCTATTTCACCGAACGAAACAAGCACGTCAAGCCGTACAAAGAAAAAGCCGAAATCCGGCTCGAACCAGAAGCAGAAGCGACAGAGGCTCTCACCTTCCGGCGATGGCGCGGAGGCTTGGTTGGCTTAGGCGGCGGTCGCCGTTCgcagaagagagggagagcaagAAGCAGAGGCGACGAGTCGGCTCGAGTGCCCGCCCCGAGAAGTCATCGGTTACTTTGAAGCCGATACAAAAGCCCATGAAAACGGTGGGTCAACAGATTAAggccttcgaccaaaaaacagaTTAAGGCCCAAACAAGAACAAATTTTGGCCCAAAAGCCCACGTATTTGTTGGAAATTCTAAACGAAGTCCTTCGCTTGTTCGACTTTAGGAGGAAGTAACTTCCGCTCCAATTATtacgtaaaaaatgaatgatttaaaaaataattttttaaaaataatctctcTTATTCCTCACAaatatgaataaatgaaaaatatttcctttgttcacaaaaataattaaatataaatagTTGTCAATAATAAAGACgttttttttatggattagtCATTTAAAGTGTTATAAACGATTGTTTTCTGGGAAAATGTTTCTTAATTCACTCGTTTTTTTACGAAACATGTGGAGCCTTCATTTTCAtcgtgtttttgtttttttggttttatcGTGTTTATCTCCACTGCTTATCACCCGATAAATCCAGTTTATCTCtttggtctttttttcttttcccctttggaTGTCACTTCTCTCTTTTATGTACACTTGTGCGTGGTGCTCGTGAGAATCAAACCTCGGATCCAGTACTCTCAGGCTCCACCCCTATCCCTTTCCAAGCAAGGCCGCATGCATGTTGGTAGGTCATAATGCGCTCTATATCATGTACGTCGACTCAACGTACGTCATAGGCTGAACAAATATGATCACGAGATGCCCGATCTTTATCGAGTTGAATCATGTAACCGACTAGCATTGTACGGAACCGCCAGATCAGGATCGCAGGATGCGCAGCCTTTGTAACTTGAGGTCTTGTTATTTGCCCTGGCGTTGTGGCTCAAGATTTTCTTGGGTGCTAATTACACGTATAAATTGAGGACGAATCTTCCATAAGGACGACAAATTTATCTGCTGTAATATATCCATCTACAGAGTTGACGAAGGTTTGGCATTGCCGTTGGGAAATCGAtccaatattaaaattttcGGGTCGGATCACATTTGATTTGGACCCTTTTTTGCACGAACAAATGGGCTAGAGACCCTACGCGATGGAAAACAAACCAGCGACGATTATTTCCGGAAGCATGAAAAGGTTTCTACTCAATAACGAGCGAATCTCTGGACGGAGACCTTCGGAGACGATCCATGGCCTCCGACGCCGTACGCACGACCTCGTTCGCCGGCGGCGGATCGCTCCAAGTGCTTCTTCACCGGCGTCGGGTTCACCTGGAGGAACAGGTAGTTGCCGGCGAAGAGGTCGCCGAAGTGCGACTGGCTCTCCTTCAGCCTCCTCAGCACCTTGGCGCACGAGACCCTGGCCGCCCTCACTAGCCTCGCCCGCCTCCTCAGGAGCCTCCTCAACCCGGGGACCCGGAGCTTGAACCTCCTCTTGACACCGACCCTCTTGAGCCTCGCGTACCACAGCTTGGACCTCACGATCGCCCTGTATCTCTCGAAGACGTGGCCGTCGAGGACGAGGCCCCCGgcatcgccgtcgccgtcgccgtcgccctCTGTTTTCAGTCTCTGGTATGGGAATTTGGCGGCGGAGGCCATGAGAaacagagagggagggagggagacggGGGTTGAAATGTCGCTAGCTGGAGAGGATGGATCACTTGCAGAAGTTGGATTCGTGGGGATGAAGGATTTTACCTTGAGGTTGAGCTCGCAGAGGCAGTTGAGTCGCATTAAATGCCGAGAGCAATTGGTTTTCGATAGACCAAGGTGTTATTGCAGCAACTGTCGATCAGCATGTCTGGTGGCTGTCTCTGTCCGAAAGGTTTTTATGTAGTTCCCCGCTATTTTAATCCCTTGAAGCCGATTTGATTTCGGCCGGCCATTATGAGGGCCGATGTTAATGCTTATCGACTCAACTGACATTGACCGGACTAGCATCGACTCAGCTATCGGTCGATGGACTGGACGGAAACCCATCCCTGCCTTCTCGACTTGATTCTATTGGCTTCTCGGAGTGAATATTGTCGCTTGCCCGTCATCAAAATCGAATCATGTGTGCTAGCAAACATACCATTTATTCCTTCCTTGTTGACAACGTATTGCATTAATTGGTCCGTACCCGTAATTAGGTTCGCGCTGTTTTGTCGATGACCTTGATTTATCTCGCTGGGGCCGACTCAATTGACATCATCAATTCTTATTAATTTTAACTCTTTGACATCCTtcgaccaaaaccaaaaaaaactcTTTGACTTCCGAGTTGACTTTTTTAGGGCGCCGACAGATAATCCAGTGAAGGGGGTCTGAGCCTTTGTGCTGGCGCTCGAGGATGGGTCACCAGTGCCACGGTTCAGACTATTGGCATGTGATGACCCAACGATCCAATAACGATCGCCAGAACTAACCAAGGGCAATAAGAGGGGCCGGCCGTGTAGTGATTAGGCTAACTAGGGATGTCCATGGTAACATAACATTTTTTAAAGTGGATTTCTGCAttagaaatatttttggagcagaaatccatttggtaatttaacttttgaaacagaaattcatttggtaaagaattttacttctcaaagaaatttctattcctAAAGTGAATTGTTACTTCAAAAGTTGTTTTTCCTCcaatttaagaagttaaaaaaaaaaaattgattttcgacTCAAGAAATACTTAtcgcctcaccctcttttcgataACGCCCGCCTTCGCCTGAGGCCGACCTCCATCACCGCCCACGCCACTCTCGACCATCACCGGCCACCAATTGCCGCCGCCGACCTCCATCGGCCGCCCCcatcgccgccaaccaccgacTATTGCTCGCCGCCGCCCAACGCAGACCTCCATCGGTTGCCGCCCCCCGCcagccaccgccgaccaccgtcaAAGGCCACCACCACCCTTTGCCAACCGCCGCCTACCACCGACCTCCACCGGCCACCACCCATCGCCGCCCGCAACCATCCCCAACCATTGCTAGCGGCCGCCCACCACCGACTTCCACCGCCCGCCACCCATAATTGCCCGTGACCACCGCTAACCACTAACCATCTCCCGTCGCCTACCTTCGCCAGCTGCCGCACCTCGCCGACCACTACCAACTGCAGACCATCGCCACAACCCACC
It encodes the following:
- the LOC115751060 gene encoding LOW QUALITY PROTEIN: pre-rRNA-processing protein ESF2 (The sequence of the model RefSeq protein was modified relative to this genomic sequence to represent the inferred CDS: deleted 2 bases in 1 codon), which gives rise to MEEGHLDSAVKKERRRKKKEIKAMASGNKLDTFDEREEDRKRRRKEKLLEEAMEDGEQRAISIDSAIDGRENGEDGNQNEGADTARGEDVGSVNPPEDTKTKSKDEKASKKMRKKKQLSKEAAQAGNRGVCYLSRIPPHMDHVKLRQILSQYGEIQRIYLAPEDPSAQVKRKRAGGFRGQGFSEGWVEFAKKSVAKRVADVLNGEQIGGRKRSSFYYDLWNIKYLSKFKWDDLTEEIAYKNAIREQKLALELSVAKRERDFYLSKVDQSRALSSIEERLKKKQELQEGSVKSTEQQISQPVVKVIRQFPKATGC
- the LOC115751066 gene encoding uncharacterized protein LOC115751066; this encodes MRLNCLCELNLKVKSFIPTNPTSASDPSSPASDISTPVSLPPSLFLMASAAKFPYQRLKTEGDGDGDGDAGGLVLDGHVFERYRAIVRSKLWYARLKRVGVKRRFKLRVPGLRRLLRRRARLVRAARVSCAKVLRRLKESQSHFGDLFAGNYLFLQVNPTPVKKHLERSAAGERGRAYGVGGHGSSPKVSVQRFARY
- the LOC125312975 gene encoding uncharacterized protein LOC125312975 encodes the protein MVGGWWWLQAAMVGGWRRVVVGCGDGLQLVVVGEVRQLAKVGDGRWLVVSGGHGQLWVAGGGSRWWAAASNGWGWLRAAMGGGRWRSVVGGGWQRVVVAFDGGRRWLAGGGNRWRSALGGGEQ